The following coding sequences are from one Parabacteroides pacaensis window:
- the rlmB gene encoding 23S rRNA (guanosine(2251)-2'-O)-methyltransferase RlmB: MKENEMIFGVRAVIEAVQANKEIDKILVKKELQSELSKDLFEVLKGRDILVQRVPVERLDRITRKNHQGVIAFMPAITYQKLEDIVPFVYEQGKDPFIVLLDGITDVRNFGAIARTCECAGVNAIVIPAKGSVSVNADAMKTSAGALNVLPVCKEKSINQAIKYLKDCGFLVVAATEKADVNYTDVSYTGPVAIVMGAEDTGVSFDNLRICDKMVKIPQFGTIGSLNVSVATSIIIYEVVRQRINNEKQ, translated from the coding sequence ATGAAAGAGAATGAAATGATATTTGGCGTTCGTGCCGTTATTGAAGCTGTCCAAGCAAATAAGGAAATAGATAAAATACTGGTTAAAAAAGAGTTGCAAAGTGAACTATCCAAGGACCTTTTTGAAGTGTTGAAAGGTCGTGATATTCTTGTACAACGAGTACCGGTTGAACGTTTGGACAGAATTACGCGAAAAAACCATCAAGGGGTTATTGCATTTATGCCGGCTATTACTTACCAGAAGTTGGAAGACATTGTGCCTTTTGTATATGAACAAGGAAAAGATCCGTTTATAGTTCTTCTGGATGGTATTACGGATGTCCGTAACTTTGGAGCTATTGCCCGTACTTGTGAATGTGCGGGAGTAAATGCTATAGTAATTCCTGCAAAAGGAAGTGTTTCCGTAAATGCAGACGCAATGAAAACTTCAGCAGGAGCTTTGAATGTATTACCTGTGTGTAAAGAGAAAAGTATTAATCAAGCAATTAAATATTTAAAAGATTGTGGCTTTTTAGTTGTTGCTGCAACAGAAAAAGCGGATGTAAATTATACGGATGTTTCTTATACAGGTCCGGTAGCTATTGTAATGGGGGCGGAAGATACAGGAGTATCTTTTGATAATTTGCGTATTTGTGACAAAATGGTGAAGATTCCCCAATTCGGAACCATCGGTTCTTTAAATGTTTCGGTTGCCACTTCCATTATAATATACGAAGTTGTACGTCAGAGAATAAACAACGAAAAACAATAA
- a CDS encoding beta-mannosidase, which produces MILSVPCLASGVIKKEVNKNWTFKQVRGNNWYPATVPGVVHTDLIHNKIIEDPFFRLNERGVQWVDKEDWIYKTILEIPADLSGKENIQLHFKGLDTYADVYLNDSLILKANNMFREWTVNIKPFLKKDGNELRIYFHSPLKIDIPKWDALPYQNEAGNDQSENGGVFNKKVSVFARKAGYHYGWDWGPRLVTSGIWRPVYLEGWNDARITNVFYRQDNVNKKKAELKAQVEVLADKEGEATLTIHTPDVKKAWTEVTTLHKGINTIETNMVITNPELWWTNGLGKQYLYPFTAELAINGKLADSELTQIGIRSLKVINKPDEAGHTFYLELNGVPVFMKGANYIPSDNFLPRVTKEKYERTILDAVNVNMNMLRIWGGGIYENDEFYNLCDKYGILIWQDFMFACSTFPAKGELLDNIRQEAIENVQRLRNHPCIAIWCGNNECHTAWFNWGWDRQYKKLGFADEIRSMQKNLFHDVLAQVVTENDPTAFYWPSSPYGGNPDAKCESGTANWNPNGDGHYWGVWHAKDSIANYNVIRARFFSEYGFQAFPEYQSVLKYAPEERDHNIYSDVMMAHQRGGSHANSLIEWYLLNEYRKPKDFPNFLYMGLLLQGDAIKTAIEAHRRDMPYCMGTLFWQHNDCWPVASWSSRDYYGRWKAQHYFSKKAFNDILVSPITQEDKLNVYVVSDRLKATKGKLEVRLIDLTGNILFEYTKSITVPANTSKIQYSTPLANVLKGKKANEVVVNARFTPSKEQEISNNYFLTRFKDIDFPKATISTDIVAAKDGFNITLSSDVFARGVFMSINGIDNFFSDNYFDLLPGESRTIHVTSSLDQEAFAKQLKVQSICDAY; this is translated from the coding sequence ATGATACTTTCTGTACCATGTCTTGCCTCCGGAGTAATAAAAAAAGAGGTGAATAAAAATTGGACTTTCAAACAAGTCCGGGGAAATAACTGGTATCCGGCTACCGTACCTGGCGTAGTACATACAGATTTAATACATAACAAAATAATAGAAGATCCTTTTTTCCGGTTGAATGAACGGGGTGTCCAATGGGTGGATAAAGAAGATTGGATTTACAAAACCATTCTGGAAATACCGGCCGATCTATCCGGTAAAGAAAATATCCAACTTCATTTTAAAGGATTAGATACATATGCAGATGTTTACCTAAACGACAGCCTCATTCTTAAAGCAAACAATATGTTTAGAGAATGGACAGTGAATATAAAGCCTTTTCTTAAAAAAGACGGAAATGAATTACGCATTTATTTTCATTCTCCGTTAAAAATAGATATTCCCAAATGGGACGCGCTTCCTTATCAAAACGAAGCAGGGAACGACCAAAGTGAGAACGGCGGAGTATTTAATAAAAAGGTAAGTGTTTTTGCCCGCAAAGCCGGTTATCATTATGGTTGGGACTGGGGGCCTCGTTTAGTTACCAGTGGAATCTGGCGTCCTGTTTATCTGGAAGGCTGGAACGATGCCCGAATTACCAATGTTTTTTATCGCCAGGACAATGTAAATAAGAAAAAAGCCGAACTCAAAGCTCAAGTAGAAGTATTGGCAGATAAAGAAGGGGAAGCAACCTTGACAATCCATACCCCGGACGTAAAAAAAGCATGGACAGAGGTAACCACCCTTCATAAAGGGATAAATACGATTGAAACCAATATGGTGATCACTAATCCCGAACTATGGTGGACAAACGGTTTAGGGAAACAGTATCTTTACCCTTTTACGGCAGAATTAGCAATAAACGGGAAATTAGCAGATTCCGAGCTTACACAAATAGGGATTCGTTCTTTAAAGGTTATCAATAAACCCGATGAAGCCGGTCATACTTTTTACCTTGAACTGAATGGCGTGCCTGTGTTTATGAAAGGAGCCAATTACATACCTTCCGATAATTTTCTTCCTCGCGTTACGAAAGAAAAATATGAAAGAACAATTTTAGATGCTGTAAATGTGAATATGAATATGCTGCGTATATGGGGAGGCGGTATTTATGAAAATGACGAATTTTATAATTTGTGCGATAAATATGGTATATTAATTTGGCAAGACTTCATGTTTGCTTGCAGTACCTTTCCCGCAAAAGGCGAGTTATTGGACAATATCCGTCAGGAAGCTATTGAAAACGTACAGCGTTTACGAAACCATCCTTGTATAGCCATTTGGTGCGGAAACAACGAATGTCATACGGCCTGGTTTAATTGGGGCTGGGACAGACAATACAAAAAATTAGGTTTTGCCGATGAAATAAGGAGTATGCAGAAAAATCTTTTCCATGACGTGCTGGCTCAAGTTGTTACCGAAAACGATCCGACAGCGTTTTATTGGCCCTCTTCTCCTTATGGGGGAAATCCGGATGCTAAATGCGAATCAGGTACAGCTAACTGGAATCCGAATGGGGACGGCCATTACTGGGGAGTATGGCATGCAAAAGATTCTATTGCCAATTATAACGTTATTCGTGCCCGTTTCTTCTCGGAATACGGGTTCCAGGCTTTCCCGGAATATCAATCGGTATTGAAATATGCACCCGAAGAACGGGATCATAACATTTATTCGGATGTAATGATGGCTCACCAGCGTGGAGGAAGCCATGCCAATAGTTTAATCGAGTGGTATTTGCTCAATGAATATCGGAAACCCAAAGATTTTCCTAATTTCTTGTATATGGGTTTATTGCTTCAGGGAGATGCTATCAAGACGGCTATTGAGGCACACCGGCGTGATATGCCTTATTGTATGGGCACGTTATTTTGGCAACATAATGATTGCTGGCCTGTAGCTTCCTGGTCGAGCCGTGATTATTACGGACGCTGGAAAGCCCAGCATTATTTCTCTAAAAAAGCATTCAACGATATCCTGGTTTCTCCGATTACACAAGAGGATAAACTCAATGTGTATGTAGTTTCCGACCGTTTAAAAGCGACAAAGGGCAAATTGGAGGTACGTTTGATAGATTTAACAGGAAATATTTTATTTGAATATACCAAATCTATTACAGTTCCGGCCAATACCAGTAAAATACAATATTCTACTCCCCTAGCAAATGTACTAAAAGGGAAAAAAGCTAACGAAGTTGTGGTAAATGCTCGCTTCACACCTTCCAAGGAACAGGAGATTTCAAATAACTATTTCTTAACTCGTTTTAAAGACATTGATTTTCCGAAAGCTACTATTTCAACTGATATAGTTGCGGCAAAAGATGGATTTAACATTACCCTGTCGTCAGACGTATTTGCCCGAGGCGTGTTTATGTCTATCAATGGCATCGATAATTTCTTTTCAGATAACTATTTTGATTTACTTCCGGGAGAAAGTAGAACAATACACGTAACTTCCTCATTAGATCAGGAAGCTTTTGCCAAACAATTAAAAGTACAAAGTATTTGCGATGCTTATTAA
- a CDS encoding exodeoxyribonuclease X C-terminal domain-containing protein: MDRIIKINNEVERVILEKLNIFNVGKTSDKGRYYILMPNEKTVYYTLWFYNPIAMYHHFVFLDMLEMNILSSLNKAIKILSNSYLSLGITQHTDQLFDTFTNNGDDIITFGKYRGRTLQEIYLIDPRYITWLADKYEPRVRNEYRFKELATTYNRVYFDLHTPRKYKIHTSQYIGNPGEKITNLSLVVVRIRIEDDPYKTRIVRGSEYFYVDQLITAIDTGGNLFTFLIKAPDRSLQSRTLSPYAHPYQVGEKILLSSAKVMKHFESHNVKYTRLGFIKFQT, translated from the coding sequence ATGGATAGAATTATAAAAATAAATAATGAGGTTGAAAGGGTTATCTTGGAAAAACTGAATATTTTCAATGTTGGAAAGACTTCAGACAAAGGTCGCTACTATATTCTTATGCCGAACGAAAAAACAGTGTACTACACATTATGGTTTTATAACCCGATTGCTATGTACCATCATTTCGTTTTTTTAGATATGTTGGAAATGAATATCCTTAGTTCATTAAATAAAGCGATAAAAATCCTTTCCAATTCTTATTTATCTTTAGGTATAACGCAACATACCGATCAATTATTTGACACTTTCACTAATAACGGTGATGATATAATTACATTCGGGAAATATCGCGGACGTACGTTACAGGAGATATACCTAATTGATCCTCGATATATTACTTGGCTGGCAGATAAATATGAACCGAGAGTAAGAAATGAATATCGTTTTAAGGAACTGGCTACTACTTATAACCGGGTATACTTTGATTTGCATACTCCCAGGAAATATAAAATACATACCAGCCAGTACATTGGAAATCCGGGAGAGAAAATTACAAATTTATCTCTTGTTGTTGTACGTATACGGATTGAAGATGATCCTTACAAAACTCGTATTGTAAGAGGATCTGAATATTTTTATGTAGATCAACTTATCACGGCAATAGATACAGGAGGAAATTTATTCACTTTCCTAATCAAAGCCCCTGATCGTAGTTTACAATCCCGAACATTAAGTCCCTATGCTCATCCTTATCAAGTAGGAGAAAAAATTCTTCTCTCTTCGGCTAAAGTGATGAAACATTTTGAATCCCATAATGTAAAATATACTCGATTGGGATTTATAAAATTTCAAACTTGA
- a CDS encoding RidA family protein, giving the protein MKKVISTEYAPAAIGPYSQAISVGNMLFISGQLGIDPVTGEFAEGGVKEQTIQSFKNIKAILEEAGCTMNDVVKTTVFLADMSYFNEMNEIYASQFNGIYPARSAVAVKQLPKNGLVEIEVIGIKVQ; this is encoded by the coding sequence ATGAAAAAAGTAATTTCAACGGAATATGCTCCTGCTGCCATTGGCCCTTATAGCCAGGCAATTTCTGTAGGCAATATGTTATTTATCTCCGGGCAATTAGGTATTGATCCTGTAACAGGTGAGTTTGCAGAAGGAGGAGTGAAAGAACAAACTATCCAGTCATTTAAAAATATCAAAGCTATTTTAGAGGAAGCCGGCTGTACAATGAACGATGTGGTAAAGACCACAGTTTTTCTGGCTGATATGAGTTATTTTAATGAAATGAACGAAATATATGCCAGCCAGTTTAATGGAATATATCCGGCACGTTCGGCTGTAGCTGTAAAGCAGTTGCCTAAAAACGGATTAGTTGAAATTGAAGTGATAGGGATAAAGGTTCAATAG
- a CDS encoding AMP-dependent synthetase/ligase, which translates to MKKTLIDLFETSVAQYPDNTFLLEKTGNKFVPTSYSEVKAQVYSIGAGLQALGVEKGDHIALLSEGRNAWIIGELAMFYAGATNVPLSIKLEESNDLLFRLRHSRTQYIMVSGTQLKKIRKIISLLPEIKKVIIFDEQAEYQEKEISLTDIQALGKQYLSTHSIDEFLQIARTLQNNDHATITYTSGTTADPKGVILTHRNYTANVEQSLTLVEIDHTWRTLVILPLDHCFAHVVGFYIFMSKGASVATVQVGRTPLETLKNIPTNIREIRPHLILSVPALAKNFKKNIEQGIRAKGKNTVYLFNFALALAKIYNADGWNKGKGWRILLKPWVNLLDKAVFSKVRRNFGGSLKFFIGGGALLDKDLQKFYYALGIPMYQGYGLSEATPVLSSNGPGKHTFGSSGALVHPLELKICDADGMELPRGEKGEIVVRGENIMAGYWDNPEATAQTVKDGWLYTGDLGYMGKDNLLYVLGRFKSLLIGSDGEKYSPEGIEEAIVEHSSCIDQIMLYNNQNPYTVALVVPNKDRLKKKLLHSQLTLDTDEGQNEALNILQTQLNQFKHTGSLGNLFPDRWLPATFAVLTEPFTEQNQMINSTMKMVRGKIEKAYEKRISFLYTPEGKNIFNQENRNALFCK; encoded by the coding sequence TTGAAAAAGACGCTAATTGATTTATTCGAGACTTCGGTAGCTCAATACCCTGACAATACCTTCCTGCTAGAAAAAACAGGAAATAAATTTGTGCCTACCAGTTATTCGGAAGTAAAAGCTCAAGTTTATAGTATAGGCGCTGGCCTACAAGCACTTGGCGTAGAAAAAGGAGACCATATAGCCCTATTGTCGGAAGGTCGTAATGCATGGATAATCGGCGAATTAGCTATGTTTTATGCAGGTGCGACCAATGTGCCTCTTTCCATTAAACTGGAAGAAAGCAACGACTTGCTATTCCGGTTAAGACATTCGAGAACCCAATACATTATGGTATCAGGAACTCAACTGAAAAAAATCCGGAAAATCATTTCCTTGCTTCCTGAAATAAAAAAGGTAATCATCTTCGATGAACAAGCCGAATATCAAGAAAAAGAAATATCCCTTACTGATATTCAAGCCTTGGGGAAGCAGTATCTTTCTACCCACTCTATCGACGAATTTTTACAAATAGCCCGGACACTTCAAAATAACGATCATGCAACCATTACTTATACTTCAGGAACTACTGCCGACCCGAAGGGAGTAATCTTAACTCATCGTAATTATACAGCCAATGTAGAACAGTCGCTTACATTAGTAGAAATTGACCATACATGGCGCACTCTGGTAATTTTGCCTTTAGACCACTGCTTCGCGCATGTGGTGGGTTTCTATATATTCATGTCCAAAGGTGCTTCTGTCGCCACAGTGCAAGTAGGCCGTACTCCGTTAGAAACGTTAAAGAATATCCCGACCAATATTCGCGAAATCAGGCCTCATCTTATATTAAGTGTGCCTGCCCTCGCCAAAAACTTCAAGAAGAATATCGAACAGGGAATCCGGGCCAAAGGAAAAAATACAGTGTACTTATTCAATTTTGCTCTTGCCCTCGCCAAAATTTATAATGCAGACGGATGGAACAAAGGAAAGGGATGGCGCATACTATTAAAACCTTGGGTAAATCTTTTGGATAAAGCCGTATTCTCTAAGGTACGCCGGAATTTCGGCGGATCATTAAAGTTTTTCATCGGCGGCGGAGCTTTGTTGGATAAAGACTTGCAAAAGTTTTATTACGCCTTAGGAATTCCTATGTACCAAGGTTATGGGTTGAGTGAAGCAACTCCCGTGCTTTCGTCCAACGGTCCTGGAAAACATACGTTCGGTTCTTCCGGCGCCTTAGTCCATCCCCTGGAGTTAAAAATCTGTGATGCTGACGGAATGGAATTACCAAGAGGCGAAAAAGGCGAAATTGTTGTCCGGGGCGAGAATATAATGGCTGGCTATTGGGATAATCCGGAAGCTACTGCCCAAACCGTAAAAGACGGATGGCTTTATACGGGCGACTTGGGTTATATGGGTAAAGATAATCTTTTATATGTGCTGGGACGTTTTAAAAGTCTTCTTATCGGCAGTGATGGCGAAAAATATAGCCCCGAAGGAATAGAAGAAGCCATCGTAGAACATTCTTCTTGTATCGATCAAATAATGCTCTATAATAATCAGAATCCTTATACAGTAGCCCTGGTGGTGCCCAATAAAGACAGGCTGAAAAAGAAACTTTTACATTCCCAACTTACACTCGATACAGACGAGGGCCAAAATGAAGCATTAAATATTCTTCAAACCCAATTAAACCAGTTCAAACATACGGGTTCTCTGGGAAATTTGTTTCCCGACCGTTGGTTGCCTGCTACTTTTGCCGTATTAACCGAACCATTTACAGAACAAAATCAAATGATCAACAGTACCATGAAAATGGTACGTGGTAAAATAGAAAAAGCGTATGAGAAACGAATCAGTTTCCTTTATACTCCGGAGGGTAAAAATATCTTCAATCAAGAAAATAGAAATGCTCTTTTCTGCAAATGA
- a CDS encoding helix-turn-helix transcriptional regulator codes for MESYSIIKERRKVLRLTQQKLADLSGVSLRTIKLVETEKGNPSMNILSKICNVLELELLIQLKSKKNQDKRLIPKTK; via the coding sequence ATGGAATCATATAGTATCATTAAGGAAAGACGCAAAGTTTTGAGATTGACTCAACAAAAGTTAGCAGACTTGTCAGGAGTAAGTTTACGAACTATCAAATTAGTAGAAACAGAAAAGGGAAATCCATCTATGAACATTTTGTCTAAAATATGTAATGTTCTGGAATTAGAACTTCTTATCCAACTTAAATCAAAAAAAAATCAAGATAAACGCCTAATTCCTAAAACAAAATAA